Proteins co-encoded in one Paraburkholderia edwinii genomic window:
- a CDS encoding pilin, with amino-acid sequence MIATVAAYSLASLSSLFARRRFGPPDGRWQWTSGLARTCYAAYGFTLIELMIVLAIVGVIASYAIPAYQDYLARSRVGEGLSLAVSARLSVAENASSGNAFGGGYTSPPGTRNVKTIHVDDDSGQITVAFTTRVAPEASNTLVLVPSVPDSADAPTARVGLAKGAAQPGALTWECFAGGKNASSLPAPGAGPLPAEAATLPSNLAPPECRA; translated from the coding sequence ATGATCGCTACTGTCGCTGCCTATTCACTTGCTTCGCTGTCTTCGCTTTTTGCACGCCGCCGCTTCGGTCCGCCTGACGGCCGATGGCAATGGACCTCCGGGCTCGCCCGCACCTGTTACGCGGCCTATGGCTTTACGCTGATCGAGCTGATGATCGTGCTTGCGATTGTCGGCGTGATCGCGTCATACGCGATTCCCGCGTATCAGGACTATCTGGCGCGCAGCCGCGTCGGGGAAGGCTTGTCGCTCGCTGTGTCGGCGCGGCTCTCGGTTGCCGAAAACGCGTCGAGCGGCAACGCATTTGGAGGCGGCTACACGTCGCCGCCGGGCACGCGCAACGTGAAGACGATTCACGTCGACGACGACAGCGGGCAGATCACCGTCGCCTTCACCACACGCGTTGCGCCGGAGGCGTCGAACACACTCGTGCTCGTCCCGTCGGTGCCGGACAGCGCGGATGCACCGACCGCGCGCGTCGGCCTCGCGAAAGGCGCCGCGCAGCCGGGCGCGTTGACGTGGGAATGTTTTGCGGGCGGAAAGAACGCATCGTCGTTGCCGGCGCCGGGTGCGGGACCGTTGCCTGCGGAGGCCGCGACGCTGCCGTCGAATCTCGCTCCGCCTGAATGCCGCGCCTGA
- a CDS encoding TerC family protein: MLDFFATLHWGAVFQIIVIDILLGGDNAVVIALACRNLPPAQRTRGIVWGTLGAIVLRVVLIVFAVALLDVPLLKFAGGLLLLWIGVRLLAPAHDAHANIKPADRLLTAIKTIIIADAVMSLDNVIAIAGAAEQADPQHRIALVIFGLAVSIPLIVWGSQLVLRLLDRFPVVITLGAALLGWIAGGLIINDPAGDRWPVLDLPAAEYGMSIACALFVVLAGHLVKRRNARLAGHSTH; encoded by the coding sequence ATGCTCGACTTCTTCGCGACGCTCCATTGGGGCGCGGTTTTCCAGATCATCGTTATCGACATCCTGCTCGGCGGCGATAACGCGGTCGTGATCGCGCTCGCGTGCCGCAACCTGCCGCCCGCCCAACGCACACGCGGCATTGTCTGGGGGACGCTGGGCGCGATCGTGCTGCGCGTCGTGCTGATCGTGTTCGCGGTCGCGCTGCTCGATGTGCCGCTGCTCAAGTTTGCGGGCGGCCTGCTGTTGTTGTGGATCGGCGTGCGCCTGCTCGCGCCCGCTCACGACGCACACGCGAACATCAAGCCTGCCGACAGGCTGCTCACCGCGATCAAGACGATCATCATCGCGGACGCCGTCATGAGCCTCGACAACGTGATCGCGATTGCCGGCGCAGCGGAACAGGCCGACCCGCAGCACCGCATTGCGCTTGTGATCTTCGGTCTCGCGGTCAGCATTCCGCTGATCGTCTGGGGCAGCCAGCTCGTGCTGCGGCTGCTCGACCGCTTCCCGGTGGTCATCACGCTCGGCGCCGCGCTGCTCGGCTGGATCGCGGGCGGGCTCATCATCAACGACCCGGCCGGCGACCGCTGGCCGGTGCTCGACTTGCCGGCTGCCGAGTACGGCATGAGCATCGCGTGTGCGTTGTTCGTGGTGCTCGCCGGCCATCTGGTCAAGCGCCGCAACGCCCGTCTCGCCGGTCACTCGACGCACTAA
- the sucD gene encoding succinate--CoA ligase subunit alpha — MSILINKDTKVITQGITGKTGQFHTRACREYANGREAFVAGVNPKKAGEDFEGIPIYASVKEAKSETGATVSVIYVPPAGAAAAIWEAVEADLDLAICITEGIPVRDMIEIKDRMRRENRKTLLLGPNCPGTITPDELKIGIMPGHIHRKGRIGVVSRSGTLTYEAVGQLTALGLGQSSAVGIGGDPINGLKHIDVMKMFNDDPDTDAVIMIGEIGGPDEANAAQWIKGNMKKPVVGFIAGVTAPPGKRMGHAGALISGGADTAEAKLEIMDACGIKVTKNPSEMARLLKSVL; from the coding sequence ATGTCGATTCTGATCAACAAAGACACGAAGGTCATCACGCAGGGCATCACCGGCAAGACCGGTCAGTTCCATACGCGCGCATGCCGTGAGTACGCAAACGGCCGCGAAGCGTTCGTCGCGGGTGTGAACCCGAAGAAGGCCGGCGAAGACTTCGAAGGCATTCCGATCTACGCAAGCGTCAAGGAAGCGAAGTCTGAAACGGGCGCGACCGTGTCGGTCATTTACGTGCCGCCGGCAGGCGCCGCTGCGGCGATCTGGGAAGCGGTCGAAGCCGATCTCGATCTCGCGATCTGCATCACGGAAGGCATTCCGGTTCGCGACATGATCGAGATCAAGGACCGCATGCGTCGCGAAAACCGCAAGACGCTGCTGCTCGGACCGAACTGCCCGGGCACGATCACGCCTGACGAACTGAAGATCGGCATCATGCCGGGCCACATCCACCGCAAGGGCCGCATCGGCGTCGTGTCGCGTTCGGGCACGCTGACGTACGAAGCGGTCGGTCAGCTGACGGCGCTGGGCCTTGGCCAGTCGTCGGCAGTCGGCATCGGCGGCGACCCGATCAACGGCCTCAAGCACATCGACGTCATGAAGATGTTCAACGACGATCCGGATACGGATGCGGTCATCATGATCGGCGAAATCGGCGGTCCGGACGAAGCGAACGCCGCTCAGTGGATCAAGGGCAACATGAAGAAGCCGGTGGTCGGCTTCATCGCCGGCGTGACGGCGCCTCCGGGCAAGCGCATGGGCCACGCTGGCGCGCTGATCTCGGGCGGTGCGGATACCGCTGAAGCCAAGCTCGAGATCATGGACGCCTGCGGCATCAAGGTCACGAAGAACCCGTCGGAAATGGCGCGTCTGTTGAAGTCGGTGCTGTAA
- the sucC gene encoding ADP-forming succinate--CoA ligase subunit beta codes for MKIHEYQGKEILRKFGVAVPRGKPVFSVDDAVKAAEELGGPVWVVKAQIHAGGRGKGGGVKVAKSLDQVREFSNQILGMQLVTHQTGPEGQKVNRLLIEEGADIKKELYVGLVIDRVSQKVVVMASSEGGMDIEEVAEKHPDAIHKVAVDPSKGLLDAEADGLAKKIGVPDASIPQARAILQGLYKAFWETDASLAEINPLILTGDGKVIALDAKFNFDSNALFRHPEIVAYRDLDEEDPAEVEASKFDLAYISLDGNIGCLVNGAGLAMATMDTIKLFGGEPANFLDVGGGATTEKVTEAFKIMLKNPNLTAILVNIFGGIMRCDVIAEGVIAASKAVSLKVPLVVRMKGTNEDLGKKMLAESGLPIIAADSMEEAAQKVVAAASGKKA; via the coding sequence ATGAAGATTCACGAGTACCAGGGTAAAGAGATCCTGCGGAAATTCGGAGTCGCGGTACCGCGCGGCAAGCCGGTGTTCTCGGTGGACGATGCGGTCAAGGCCGCTGAGGAACTGGGCGGTCCGGTGTGGGTCGTGAAGGCTCAGATCCACGCAGGCGGTCGCGGCAAGGGCGGCGGTGTGAAGGTCGCGAAGTCGCTCGATCAGGTGCGCGAGTTTTCGAACCAGATTCTCGGCATGCAGCTCGTCACGCACCAGACGGGTCCGGAAGGCCAGAAGGTCAACCGTCTGCTGATCGAAGAAGGCGCTGACATCAAGAAGGAACTGTATGTCGGTCTCGTGATCGATCGCGTGTCGCAGAAGGTCGTCGTGATGGCGTCAAGCGAAGGCGGCATGGACATCGAAGAAGTCGCCGAGAAGCACCCGGATGCGATCCACAAGGTTGCCGTGGATCCGTCGAAGGGCCTGCTCGACGCGGAAGCCGACGGTCTCGCGAAGAAGATCGGCGTGCCCGACGCTTCGATTCCGCAAGCGCGCGCGATTCTGCAAGGCCTCTACAAGGCGTTCTGGGAAACCGACGCATCGCTCGCCGAAATCAACCCACTGATCCTGACCGGCGACGGCAAGGTGATCGCGCTCGACGCGAAGTTCAACTTCGATTCGAACGCGCTGTTCCGCCATCCGGAAATCGTCGCGTACCGCGATCTGGACGAAGAAGATCCGGCTGAAGTCGAAGCATCGAAATTCGACCTCGCGTACATCTCGCTCGACGGCAACATCGGCTGTCTCGTGAACGGCGCGGGCCTCGCGATGGCGACCATGGACACGATCAAGCTGTTCGGCGGCGAGCCGGCGAACTTCCTCGACGTCGGCGGTGGTGCGACGACCGAGAAGGTCACCGAAGCGTTCAAGATCATGCTGAAGAACCCGAACCTGACGGCGATTCTCGTCAACATCTTCGGCGGCATCATGCGCTGCGACGTGATCGCGGAAGGCGTGATCGCGGCGTCGAAGGCGGTGTCGCTGAAGGTGCCGCTCGTCGTGCGCATGAAGGGCACGAACGAGGACCTCGGCAAGAAGATGCTTGCCGAATCGGGACTGCCGATCATCGCGGCGGACAGCATGGAAGAGGCTGCGCAGAAGGTTGTCGCAGCGGCGTCGGGCAAGAAGGCTTAA
- a CDS encoding DUF2889 domain-containing protein, with product MPLSPPVPRQLRHRRAIRADAYERADGLWDIEACLTDVKPRDTALASGVRPNGLPIHELWLRITIDRKLTVVDAEASSAWVPYPGLCEASNPAYRALIGLNLLDNFRRHAARLLGGTVGCTHLTELCAVVPTAAIQAFVGDAWNTAKPGAEQDGETGQAGADAQSGTPSNAHPGAGSNEISNDKPPFQLGRCHTLRFDGEAVRQFYPRWYGHAPRSLRPREAQSAGAPAAHAAAEETAGKEVLSNSQTEGNHA from the coding sequence ATGCCGCTTTCCCCGCCAGTGCCCCGTCAATTGCGCCATCGCCGCGCAATCCGAGCGGATGCCTATGAGCGTGCGGATGGGTTGTGGGACATCGAGGCGTGCCTCACCGACGTCAAGCCGCGCGACACTGCACTGGCGTCGGGCGTCCGGCCCAACGGCCTGCCGATCCATGAACTCTGGCTTCGCATCACGATCGATCGCAAGCTCACTGTCGTCGACGCGGAAGCGTCGTCGGCCTGGGTTCCGTATCCAGGTCTCTGCGAAGCATCCAATCCCGCCTACCGCGCCCTCATCGGGCTCAATCTCCTCGATAACTTCCGTCGTCACGCCGCGCGTTTGCTCGGCGGCACCGTCGGCTGCACGCATCTCACCGAGCTTTGCGCGGTGGTGCCGACCGCAGCGATCCAGGCATTTGTCGGCGACGCGTGGAACACCGCAAAGCCAGGCGCGGAGCAGGACGGCGAGACAGGGCAGGCAGGCGCCGATGCGCAATCGGGCACACCTTCAAACGCCCATCCGGGCGCAGGTTCAAACGAAATTTCAAACGATAAACCGCCATTCCAGCTGGGTCGCTGCCATACGCTGCGATTCGATGGCGAGGCGGTGCGACAGTTCTATCCGCGCTGGTACGGCCATGCGCCGCGTTCGCTGCGGCCTCGCGAGGCGCAGAGCGCCGGCGCACCAGCTGCGCACGCAGCTGCCGAGGAGACAGCCGGAAAAGAAGTTCTATCCAACTCTCAGACTGAAGGGAATCACGCATGA
- the recX gene encoding recombination regulator RecX: protein MRKGRPGAESGNAGFGSGDSGGPLDGGNSPADASVDAFDPFESFDAHDRAAGRGPAVPSGPRFGSRRADHASGAATATAAEGETTYTRSRRQPGTGATDSSSTASQRQRPTRSLKGRALAYLSRREHSRAELSRKLQPFVEESDSLDTLLDSLEQEGWLSDSRFTESLVHRRASRLGANRIVGELKRQGVGSTLIEETAAQLRETELTRARAVWQKKYGQLPETPAERAKQARFLVSRGFSQTVVSKILKGLDDDWSAD from the coding sequence ATGCGCAAGGGCCGACCGGGGGCTGAGTCCGGCAATGCCGGATTCGGAAGCGGTGATTCGGGCGGCCCGCTCGACGGGGGGAATTCCCCCGCCGACGCCTCCGTCGACGCGTTCGATCCCTTCGAGTCTTTTGATGCACATGACCGGGCGGCAGGCCGTGGGCCTGCCGTCCCGTCGGGTCCGCGCTTCGGCTCCCGCCGCGCGGACCATGCCTCGGGCGCCGCAACGGCGACGGCAGCCGAAGGCGAAACCACCTACACACGTTCGCGCCGCCAGCCTGGCACTGGCGCAACGGATTCTTCCTCCACCGCCTCACAACGCCAGCGCCCAACGCGCTCGTTGAAGGGCCGTGCGCTCGCCTACCTGTCGCGACGCGAGCACAGCCGCGCGGAACTGTCCCGCAAATTGCAGCCATTCGTCGAAGAAAGCGATTCGCTCGACACGCTGCTCGATTCACTCGAGCAGGAAGGCTGGCTCTCCGATTCACGTTTCACCGAAAGCCTTGTGCACCGGCGCGCATCGCGTCTGGGCGCGAACCGTATCGTCGGCGAGCTGAAGCGGCAGGGCGTCGGTTCAACGCTAATCGAAGAAACCGCCGCGCAATTGCGCGAGACCGAACTCACGCGCGCCCGCGCCGTCTGGCAGAAGAAATACGGCCAGCTTCCCGAAACACCCGCGGAGCGCGCCAAGCAGGCGCGCTTTCTCGTCTCGCGTGGATTTTCGCAAACGGTAGTCTCCAAAATTCTCAAGGGCCTCGACGACGACTGGAGCGCCGACTAG
- the recA gene encoding recombinase RecA, with protein MEESKKGSAGLTAEKSKALAAALAQIEKQFGKGSVMRLGAGEAVEDIQVVSTGSLGLDIALGVGGLPRGRVVEIYGPESSGKTTLTLQVVAEMQKLGGTAAFIDAEHALDIQYAGKLGVNVSDLLVSQPDTGEQALEIADALVRSGSIDMIVIDSVAALVPKAEIEGEMGDSLPGLQARLMSQALRKLTGTIKRTNCLVIFINQIRMKIGVMFGNPETTTGGNALKFYASVRLDIRRIGSIKKNDEVIGNETRVKVVKNKVSPPFREAIFDILYGEGISRQGEIIDLGVQAKIVDKAGAWYSYNGERIGQGKDNAREFLRENPDIAREIENRIRESLGVNAMPSDGVISADANAEVADEE; from the coding sequence ATGGAAGAAAGCAAGAAAGGCTCGGCTGGACTGACGGCTGAAAAGAGCAAGGCGCTTGCTGCCGCGCTCGCGCAGATCGAAAAGCAGTTCGGCAAAGGGTCGGTCATGCGGCTCGGCGCAGGTGAGGCGGTCGAAGACATTCAGGTGGTTTCCACCGGGTCGCTCGGCCTCGACATCGCATTGGGCGTCGGCGGTCTGCCGCGCGGCCGGGTGGTCGAGATCTACGGGCCGGAATCGTCGGGTAAGACCACACTGACGCTGCAAGTCGTCGCAGAAATGCAGAAGCTCGGCGGCACGGCGGCGTTTATCGATGCGGAACACGCGCTGGACATCCAGTACGCGGGCAAGCTCGGCGTGAATGTGTCGGACCTGCTCGTGTCGCAGCCCGATACCGGCGAACAGGCGCTCGAAATCGCAGACGCGCTCGTGCGCTCGGGTTCGATCGACATGATCGTCATCGACTCGGTCGCGGCGCTTGTGCCGAAGGCCGAAATCGAAGGCGAGATGGGCGATTCGCTGCCGGGTCTGCAAGCGCGTCTGATGTCGCAGGCGCTGCGCAAGCTCACCGGCACGATCAAGCGCACGAACTGCCTCGTTATCTTCATCAACCAGATCCGCATGAAGATCGGCGTGATGTTCGGCAATCCGGAAACCACCACCGGTGGTAACGCGCTGAAGTTCTACGCGTCGGTGCGTCTCGACATTCGCCGCATCGGTTCGATCAAGAAGAACGACGAAGTGATCGGCAACGAAACGCGCGTCAAGGTGGTGAAGAACAAGGTGTCGCCACCATTCCGCGAAGCGATTTTCGACATCCTGTACGGCGAGGGTATTTCGCGTCAGGGTGAAATCATCGACTTGGGCGTGCAGGCGAAGATCGTCGACAAGGCGGGCGCCTGGTACAGCTACAACGGTGAGCGTATCGGTCAGGGTAAGGACAACGCGCGCGAATTCCTGCGCGAGAACCCGGACATCGCGCGCGAAATCGAAAACCGCATTCGCGAATCGCTCGGCGTCAATGCCATGCCGTCTGATGGCGTGATCAGCGCGGACGCCAACGCGGAAGTCGCGGACGAAGAGTAA
- a CDS encoding response regulator transcription factor — MRILIAEDDSILADGLIRSLRQSAYAVDHVKNGVEADTALSMQTFDLLILDLGLPRMSGLEVLRRLRARNSNLPVLILTAADSVDERVKGLDLGADDYMAKPFALNELEARVRALTRRGAGGGPTVVRHGSLSFDQVGRIAYVNEQVIDLSARELGLLEVLLQRIGRLVSKEQLVDHLCEWGEEVSNNAIEVYVHRLRKKIEPSGVRIITVRGLGYCLEKAAPAPAAAQSPDPAASAAMPASHHFK, encoded by the coding sequence ATGCGAATTCTTATTGCCGAAGACGACAGCATACTCGCGGATGGTCTGATTCGATCACTCCGCCAATCGGCATACGCCGTTGACCATGTGAAGAACGGCGTCGAGGCGGATACCGCGCTGTCGATGCAGACTTTCGACCTGCTGATTCTCGATCTGGGCCTGCCGCGCATGTCCGGGCTCGAGGTGTTGCGCCGCCTGCGCGCGCGCAATTCGAACCTGCCGGTGCTGATCCTGACGGCGGCCGATAGCGTCGACGAACGCGTCAAAGGTCTCGACCTCGGCGCCGACGACTACATGGCCAAACCGTTCGCCCTCAACGAACTCGAAGCACGCGTGCGCGCGCTCACGCGCCGCGGCGCGGGCGGCGGTCCCACCGTCGTGCGGCATGGGTCGCTGTCGTTCGATCAGGTCGGGCGCATCGCCTATGTGAATGAGCAGGTGATCGATCTGTCCGCGCGCGAGTTGGGCTTGCTCGAAGTGCTGCTGCAGCGGATCGGCCGGCTCGTGTCGAAGGAACAGCTCGTCGATCACCTGTGCGAATGGGGCGAGGAAGTCAGCAACAACGCGATCGAAGTCTACGTGCACCGGCTGCGCAAGAAGATCGAGCCGAGCGGCGTGCGCATCATCACGGTGCGCGGCCTCGGCTACTGCCTCGAAAAAGCCGCGCCAGCGCCCGCCGCCGCACAATCACCTGACCCCGCCGCATCGGCTGCGATGCCGGCGAGTCATCACTTCAAGTAA
- a CDS encoding sensor histidine kinase → MSARADRATAAPAHAANLDEDRDARYENPFAPPDETEAAAETRPRSLFGEILDWMLAPLLLLWPMSIAVTYLVAKSIANAPFDRALETDAYVLARQIQPVNGVAELKLPDATSDFLRSDNIDRVFYQVLGTRGELVGGERDMPLPHEDDRPQPGIVEFRDDMLHGNDIRVAYTTVEFPQTQGAQPVLVQVAETLDKRSALANDIIKGVILPQFVILPLAIVLVWFGLSRGLAPLHALQSHIRARRPDDLSPLEARRAPPEIEPLVTSFNDLLTRLEQNMELQKRFIADAAHQMKTPLAGLRTQAELALRQDVPAEVQRSLQQIATSSEHAARLVTQLLALARAENRMSGQVFTPVEVTDVARHAVRDWVQAALAKQMDLGYEGPDVPVEVEGNPVMLREMLSNLIDNAIRYTPPGGRVTVRVREEPPHDAPHWVHLEVEDTGLGIPAAERERVVERFYRILGREGDGSGLGLAIVREIATMHGGTLTIDDNVYQASPRLAGTLVRVSLRARGRARDLP, encoded by the coding sequence ATGTCCGCCCGCGCAGATCGCGCCACGGCTGCTCCGGCGCACGCGGCGAACCTCGACGAAGACCGCGACGCCCGCTACGAGAATCCGTTCGCGCCGCCCGACGAAACCGAAGCGGCAGCGGAGACGCGGCCACGGTCGCTATTCGGCGAAATTCTGGACTGGATGCTCGCGCCGCTGCTGTTGCTATGGCCGATGAGCATCGCCGTCACGTACCTCGTGGCGAAGTCGATAGCGAATGCGCCGTTCGACCGCGCGCTGGAAACCGATGCGTACGTGCTCGCGCGACAGATCCAACCGGTGAACGGCGTGGCCGAACTGAAGCTGCCCGATGCGACGAGCGACTTCCTGCGCTCGGACAATATAGACCGCGTGTTCTATCAAGTGCTCGGCACGCGCGGCGAACTCGTCGGCGGCGAGCGCGACATGCCGCTGCCGCACGAGGACGACCGGCCGCAGCCCGGCATCGTCGAATTCCGCGACGACATGCTGCACGGCAACGACATTCGCGTCGCCTACACGACCGTCGAATTCCCGCAGACGCAAGGTGCGCAGCCTGTGCTCGTGCAGGTCGCCGAGACGCTCGATAAACGCAGCGCGCTCGCGAACGACATCATCAAAGGCGTGATCCTGCCGCAGTTCGTGATCCTGCCGCTTGCGATCGTGCTGGTCTGGTTCGGGCTGTCGCGCGGGCTGGCGCCGCTGCATGCGTTGCAATCGCATATTCGCGCGCGGCGCCCGGACGATCTGTCGCCGCTCGAAGCGCGGCGCGCGCCGCCCGAAATCGAACCGCTTGTCACCTCGTTCAACGATTTGCTGACGCGCCTCGAGCAAAACATGGAGCTGCAAAAGCGCTTTATCGCCGACGCCGCGCATCAGATGAAGACGCCGCTCGCCGGCTTGCGCACGCAGGCCGAACTCGCGCTGCGCCAGGACGTGCCGGCCGAAGTGCAACGCTCGCTGCAGCAGATCGCGACGAGTTCCGAGCACGCGGCGCGGCTCGTCACGCAATTGCTTGCATTAGCGCGCGCGGAAAACCGCATGTCGGGCCAGGTGTTCACACCGGTCGAAGTCACCGATGTCGCGCGCCATGCGGTCCGCGACTGGGTGCAGGCCGCGCTCGCGAAACAGATGGACCTCGGCTACGAAGGCCCGGACGTACCCGTCGAAGTGGAAGGCAACCCCGTGATGCTGCGAGAGATGCTGTCGAATCTGATCGACAACGCGATCCGCTACACGCCGCCCGGCGGACGCGTGACGGTGCGCGTGCGCGAAGAGCCGCCGCACGATGCGCCGCATTGGGTTCATCTCGAAGTGGAGGACACGGGCCTTGGCATCCCGGCCGCGGAACGCGAGCGCGTGGTCGAGCGCTTCTACCGGATACTGGGCCGCGAAGGCGACGGCAGCGGTTTGGGCCTCGCGATCGTCCGCGAGATTGCGACGATGCACGGCGGCACGCTGACCATCGACGACAACGTCTATCAGGCGTCGCCACGGCTCGCCGGCACGCTTGTGCGGGTCAGTTTGAGGGCACGCGGACGCGCACGGGACTTACCCTAA